One part of the Oncorhynchus clarkii lewisi isolate Uvic-CL-2024 chromosome 7, UVic_Ocla_1.0, whole genome shotgun sequence genome encodes these proteins:
- the LOC139414118 gene encoding zinc finger protein 271-like, which yields MAELEKDAGLPQPMQENRDEEEPGNSMAEEMDTSEELQDDNLIERDHFHSSNNEQQDGHLAVRRNVILERTKFNQRQQEAGETADDFISALHCLSEHCGYGALLSEMIRDRLVAGLHDRRLSKQLQIDPELTLDKAVTRIRQTELVKNPQDLPEYTFKAASSAANVESVLSHSKQQCPANVQCQSENNQNSERPQQPQTTQENTEDPLDTNDTDGFSPGGEKPHYCAYCGRSFQKVRDLIRHQRTHTGEKPHNCSDCNRSFARLDNLKSHQKIHVKDKHNFHSTKCVESFVLLEKLEKHLLENTFKATSSAANVDSVPELGKNQHPERQLPQTTLENREKPHHDTSDDPIVSSNGGERRHPCSDCGKNFSRVYHLKRHQRTHTGEKPHRCSDCGKSYSQSYDLKIHHQRKHMKGKYFHCNHCEERFSKPEDLNTHMHVHAGEKPYLCPDCGKRFQLLNAFEMHQQKHTLGLLECSYCGKSFSKVDKLKLHQRTHTGEKHFRCPDCGKSFTRSDLLKSHQRTHKKEGDCPNCDKSFSEPVDLKIHMEVHSQERPHLCPDCGKRFKLLWSLKKHQRKHTEKISPREKRHHCSDCDKSFTRGYHLKRHRETHTGEKPYHCSNCDKSFAGKERLKQHQLTHKEKKHHRCSRCDKRFPDMAKLRSHLPVHSVELALHCSDCGKYFLNKAKFERHQKIHTGSGKIPFLCTDCGEGFTNLRQLEDHQRTHTGEKPYCCTDCGKSFAHEKTFKCHKQAHKFKLSGERAAYPCSECGNTFSRSCDVMSHVRRVHNKERPFQCSCCGKRFFQKNSLTIHMRMHTGEKPYHCAECGQSFSQMNDRKRHQKRQHSGEET from the exons ATGGCGGAACTTGAAAAAGACGCAGGACTACCCCAACCAATGCAGGAGAACCGAGATGAAGAGGAGccgggcaattccatg GCAGAGGAGATGGACACCTCAGAAGAGCTGCAAGATGACAACCTGATCGAGCGGGACCACTTCCACAGTTCTAATAATGAGCAGCAAGATGGACATTTGGCAGTTAGGAGGAATGTTATATTAGAACGAACAAAATTCAACCAAAGACAACAGGAAGCAGGAGAGACAGCTGATGATTTTATCTCTGCACTTCATTGTTTGTCAGAACATTGCGGTTATGGAGCTCTGCTCAGTGAGATGATAAGAGACAGACTAGTCGCAGGCTTACATGACAGAAGATTATCCAAGCAATTACAAATTGACCCAGAACTAACACTGGATAAAGCTGTCACACGCATTCGTCAAACTGAACTTGTGAAAAATCCACAGGACCTGCCAGAGTATACCTTCAAAGCTGCCAGCAGTGCAGCAAATGTAGAGAGTGTGCTTTCACATAGCAAACAGCAATGCCCAGCCAATGTCCAGTGCCAATCAGAGAATAATCAAAACTCAGAAAGACCACAACAACCTCAAACAACGCAGGAGAATACAGAAGATCCCCTAGATACTAATGACACTGATGGCTTCAGTCCTGGAGGAGAAAAGCCTCACTACTGCGCCTACTGTGGTAGGAGCTTTCAAAAAGTAAGGGATCTTATAAGACACCAGCGAACACATACTGGAGAGAAGCCTCACAACTGCTCTGATTGCAACAGAAGTTTTGCTCGATTAGATAATCTCAAGTCACACCAAAAAATACACGTGAAAGACAAACATAATTTTCACTCCACTAAATGTGTGGAAAGCTTTGTCCTATTGGAGAAGCTTGAAAAACACCTGCTGGAGAATACCTTCAAAGCTACCAGCAGTGCAGCAAATGTAGACAGTGTGCCTGAACTTGGTAAAAATCAGCACCCAGAAAGACAACTGCCCCAAACAACtctggagaacagagagaagccTCATCATGATACTTCCGATGACCCTATTGTGAGTTCTAATGGAGGTGAGAGGCGTCATCCCTGCTCCGACTGTGGGAAGAACTTTTCACGAGTTTATCATCTTAAAAGACACCAACGAACACATACGGGAGAGAAGCCTCATCGCTGCTCTGATTGTGGCAAAAGTTATTCTCAGTCGTATGATCTGAAAATACACCACCAGCGAAAGCATATGAAAGGGAAATACTTCCACTGCAATCATTGTGAAGAACGTTTCTCCAAACCAGAGGatctgaacacacacatgcatgtacatgCTGGAGAAAAGCCATACCTTTGCCcagactgtgggaagagattccaGTTGTTAAATGCATTTGAAATGCACCAACAAAAACATACTTTGGGGCTTCTTGAGTGCTCTTATTGTGGTAAAAGTTTTTCTAAGGTGGATAAACTTAAACTACACCAGCGAACGCATACGGGAGAGAAACATTTTCGCTGCCCTGATTGTGGGAAAAGTTTTACCCGCTCGGATCTTCTGAAAAGTCACCAGAGGACACATAAGAAAGAGGGTGATTGTCCTAACTGTGATAAAAGCTTTTCTGAACCAGTAGACCTAAAAATACACATGGAAGTACATAGTCAAGAAAGGCCTCACCTTTGCCccgactgtgggaagagattcaaaCTGTTATGGTCGTTGAAAAAGCACCAGCgaaaacacacagagaagatCTCACCAAGGGAAAAGCGTCACCACTGTTCCGACTGCGATAAGAGTTTTACGCGCGGATATCATCTTAAAAGACACcgggaaacacacacaggagaaaagccttaccactgctctaaTTGTGACAAAAGCTTTGCAGGAAAGGAGAGGCTTAAACAACATCAACTAACACACAAGGAAAAGAAACATCACCGCTGTTCAAGGTGTGATAAAAGATTTCCTGACATGGCAAAACTACGATCACACCTTCCAGTACATTCCGTAGAACTGGCACTCCACTGTTCTGACTGTGGAAAGTATTTCTTAAACAAGGCAAAGTTTGAAAGACACCAAAAAATACACACTGGAAGTGGAAAAATACCATTCCTCTGCACTGACTGCGGGGAGGGTTTTACAAATTTGCGTCAGTTGGAAGaccaccagcgaacacacactgggGAGAAACCGTACTGCTGCACTgattgtgggaagagttttgcacATGAAAAAACATTTAAGTGTCACAAGCAAGCGCACAAGTTCAAACTCTCTGGAGAAAGAGCAGCCTATCCTTGCTCGGAATGTGGAAATACTTTTTCTCGTTCATGTGATGTGATGAGTCATGTGAGAAGGGTGCATAATAAAGAGAGACCTTTTCAGTGCTCCTGCTGTGGAAAAAGATTTTTCCAAAAGAACTCACTCACAATACACATGAGaatgcacactggagagaaaccgtaCCACTGCGCAGAATGTGGACAAAGCTTCTCCCAAATGAACGACAGAAAACGCCACCAGAAGAGGCAACACTCTGGAGAGGAGACTTGA